In the genome of Pseudarthrobacter sp. IC2-21, one region contains:
- a CDS encoding bifunctional nuclease family protein yields MIEVEIVGVRIELPSNQPLVLLREIHGERHVPIWIGTPEASAIALAQQGVVPPRPMTHDLLVDVVESLGHSVVSVNIVAVEDNIFYGQLQFENGTTVSSRASDALAIALRAKCRIWCADSVMDEAGVRITEHDEGEDTEPGPTVDEERELRRFREFLDDVEPEDFDG; encoded by the coding sequence ATGATCGAAGTCGAGATCGTAGGCGTTCGCATCGAACTGCCCTCCAACCAGCCGCTGGTCCTCCTGCGCGAGATTCACGGTGAACGCCACGTGCCCATTTGGATCGGGACGCCGGAAGCCAGTGCCATTGCCCTGGCCCAGCAAGGGGTCGTCCCGCCGCGGCCCATGACCCACGACCTCCTCGTGGACGTCGTGGAGTCCCTGGGGCATTCAGTTGTCAGCGTGAACATCGTGGCTGTGGAGGACAACATCTTCTATGGCCAGCTCCAGTTCGAGAACGGCACCACCGTCAGTTCCCGGGCCTCGGATGCGTTGGCCATCGCGCTGCGGGCCAAGTGCCGGATCTGGTGTGCTGACTCGGTCATGGATGAAGCCGGAGTGCGCATCACGGAACACGACGAGGGTGAGGACACCGAGCCCGGCCCCACCGTGGATGAAGAGCGGGAACTGCGGCGCTTCCGGGAGTTCCTGGACGACGTGGAACCCGAGGATTTTGACGGCTGA
- a CDS encoding MerR family transcriptional regulator, giving the protein MSPKGEAGGLKQPTTAGVAVPASGAQGLLFTEDLPVLDEDAGYRGPTACKAAGITYRQLDYWARTGLVEPAVRGAAGSGSQRLYGFRDILVLKVVKRLLDTGVSLQQIRSAVEHLRERGVEDLAQITLMSDGASVYECTSADEVIDLVQGGQGVFGIAVGRVWREVEGSLASLPSEHAAVQSFPDDELSKRRAARKIS; this is encoded by the coding sequence GTGAGTCCCAAAGGCGAAGCGGGCGGACTGAAGCAGCCCACAACGGCTGGTGTTGCTGTGCCCGCGAGCGGTGCCCAGGGCCTCCTGTTTACCGAAGACCTCCCTGTCCTTGACGAAGACGCAGGCTACCGCGGCCCTACGGCCTGCAAAGCCGCGGGCATCACGTACCGTCAGTTGGACTACTGGGCCAGGACGGGGCTGGTTGAACCTGCCGTCCGCGGGGCCGCCGGCTCCGGCTCGCAGCGACTTTATGGTTTCCGGGACATCCTGGTACTCAAGGTGGTCAAGCGACTGCTGGATACCGGCGTCTCCCTTCAGCAGATCCGCTCGGCCGTGGAACACCTGCGCGAACGCGGGGTGGAGGACCTGGCGCAAATCACGCTCATGAGCGACGGCGCGAGCGTCTACGAGTGCACCTCCGCCGATGAAGTCATTGACCTTGTCCAGGGCGGCCAGGGTGTCTTCGGCATCGCCGTGGGACGCGTGTGGCGCGAAGTCGAGGGGAGCCTGGCGTCGCTGCCAAGCGAGCACGCGGCCGTGCAGTCCTTTCCCGACGACGAGCTGAGCAAACGGCGCGCGGCGCGCAAAATCAGCTGA
- a CDS encoding ParA family protein — MQVVSISSLKGGVGKTSVTTGLASAALAAGIPTLVVDLDPHADATTALGVQPGEQLDIGRMLKSPRRAKLAENVAGSSWTARAQSNGSGPAILDVAVGSAYTGIYDRPDLGRRDLRRLSSVLAGADRYDLVLIDCPPSLNGLTRMAWSASDKVALVAEPGLFSVAGTERTMRAIQLFKQEFAPNLSPAGIVANRVRTGSSEHTYRLAEMESMFGDLLLSPRIPEQANWQQIQGAAHPVHHWPGESAKTSAALFDALLANLLAAGSGLRNRTQR, encoded by the coding sequence GTGCAAGTAGTCAGCATCAGCAGCCTCAAGGGCGGAGTCGGCAAGACTTCCGTCACCACAGGATTGGCGTCTGCGGCGCTTGCCGCAGGCATTCCCACACTGGTGGTGGATCTGGATCCCCACGCAGATGCGACCACTGCCCTCGGCGTCCAGCCCGGTGAGCAGCTGGATATCGGCAGAATGCTCAAGAGCCCCCGCCGGGCCAAACTGGCTGAGAACGTGGCGGGCAGTTCCTGGACCGCGCGGGCCCAATCAAACGGGTCCGGGCCAGCCATCCTGGACGTCGCCGTGGGCTCCGCCTATACGGGTATCTACGATCGCCCGGACCTGGGCCGCCGCGATCTCCGCCGGCTGTCCTCAGTCCTTGCCGGCGCCGACCGTTATGACCTGGTCCTGATTGACTGCCCGCCCTCCCTGAACGGACTGACCCGAATGGCATGGTCCGCGAGTGACAAGGTGGCGCTCGTGGCCGAGCCCGGGCTGTTTTCCGTGGCCGGCACGGAGCGGACCATGCGCGCCATCCAGCTCTTTAAGCAGGAATTCGCGCCCAACCTCTCACCTGCGGGCATTGTCGCCAACCGGGTGCGCACCGGTTCGTCCGAACACACCTACCGGCTTGCCGAGATGGAGTCGATGTTCGGGGACTTGCTGCTGAGCCCCCGAATTCCCGAGCAGGCAAACTGGCAGCAGATCCAGGGGGCCGCCCACCCCGTGCACCACTGGCCGGGAGAGTCAGCCAAAACGTCGGCGGCCCTTTTTGATGCCCTGCTGGCCAACCTCCTCGCGGCCGGCAGCGGGTTGCGCAACCGGACGCAGCGCTGA
- a CDS encoding pyruvate carboxylase, translating to MFSKILVANRGEIAIRAFRAGYELGAKTVAVFPNEDRNSIHRQKADEAYLIGEEGHPVRAYLDVAEVVRVAKESGADAIYPGYGFLSENPDLARAAKDAGITFVGPPAEVLELAGNKVAALKAARDAGVPVLKSSEPSKDVDELIAAADEIGFPIFAKAVAGGGGRGMRRVDTREALPEALQAAMREADAAFGDPTMFLEQAVLRPRHIEVQILADAEGNVMHLFERDCSIQRRHQKVIEIAPAPNLDEGIRQALYRDAVKFAKALNYVNAGTVEFLVDTVGERAGQHVFIEMNPRIQVEHTVTEEVTDVDLVQAQLRIASGETLADLGLSQETVKLRGAALQCRITTEDPANGFRPDVGKITGYRSAGGAGVRLDGGTVYSGAEISPHFDSMLVKLSCRGRDYPAAVARARRALAEFRIRGVSTNISFLQAVLDDPDFIAGNVATNFIDERPQLLKARVSADRGTKLLTWLAEVTVNKPNGELTVHSDPAAKLPAVTDLQPAPGSRQRLQELGPEGFAKALREQTAVAVTDTTFRDAHQSLLATRVRTRDLVAAGPAVTALLPELLSVEAWGGATYDVALRFLGEDPWDRLAALRKALPNVCLQMLLRGRNTVGYTPYPEEVTEAFVNEAAATGIDIFRIFDALNDVNQMAPAIRAVRATGTAVAEVALCYTGDLLNPDEKLYTLDYYLELAQRIVDAGAHILAIKDMAGLLRPAAAAKLVAALRERFDLPVHLHTHDTAGGQLATLLAAVDAGVDAVDVASASLAGTTSQVSASALVAALAHTPRDTGLDLDAVSSLEPYWEAVRRVYAPFESGLPGPTGRVYKHEIPGGQLSNLRQQAMALGLGERFEAIEDMYTAADRILGRLVKVTPSSKVVGDLALHLVGLNADPADFNENPQNYDIPDSVIGFLSGELGDPPGGWPEPFRTKALQGRSIKVRDAELSPEDSAALKGDSKTRQVTLNRLLFDGPTKDYLKSVETYGNISVLDTRDYLYGLQRGAEHEIQLEKGVRLIASLEAVSEPDEKGMRTVMCTLNGQSRPVVVRDRSVVSNVKAAEKADPAQPGHVAAPFAGAVTVTVKAGDAVKAGDTVATIEAMKMEASITTPVGGKVSRLAISAVEQVQGGDLLLVVE from the coding sequence ATGTTTTCCAAGATTCTGGTGGCCAACCGCGGCGAAATCGCGATCAGGGCCTTCCGCGCCGGCTACGAGCTGGGCGCCAAGACCGTTGCTGTCTTTCCCAACGAGGACCGCAACTCGATCCACCGCCAGAAAGCCGACGAGGCGTACCTGATCGGCGAAGAGGGGCACCCCGTCCGGGCCTACCTGGATGTCGCCGAGGTAGTGCGGGTAGCCAAGGAATCGGGCGCCGACGCCATCTACCCCGGGTACGGATTCCTCTCGGAAAACCCCGACCTGGCCCGCGCCGCCAAGGACGCAGGCATCACCTTCGTCGGTCCGCCGGCGGAGGTGCTGGAGCTGGCCGGCAACAAGGTGGCAGCCCTGAAGGCCGCGCGCGATGCCGGCGTTCCGGTCCTAAAGTCGAGCGAACCGTCCAAGGACGTTGATGAACTGATCGCGGCCGCTGACGAGATCGGCTTCCCAATCTTCGCCAAGGCCGTTGCCGGCGGCGGCGGCCGCGGCATGCGCCGGGTGGACACGCGCGAGGCCCTGCCGGAGGCGCTTCAGGCGGCGATGCGCGAAGCCGATGCGGCATTCGGCGATCCCACGATGTTCCTGGAGCAGGCAGTACTCCGGCCCCGGCACATTGAGGTGCAGATCCTGGCCGACGCCGAGGGGAACGTCATGCACCTGTTCGAGCGTGACTGCTCCATCCAGCGCCGCCACCAGAAGGTCATCGAGATCGCGCCCGCGCCCAACCTCGACGAGGGGATCCGCCAGGCGCTCTACCGCGACGCCGTGAAATTCGCCAAGGCCCTTAACTACGTCAATGCGGGGACCGTCGAATTCCTCGTCGACACCGTGGGCGAACGCGCCGGGCAGCACGTCTTCATTGAAATGAACCCCCGCATCCAGGTGGAGCACACCGTCACCGAGGAAGTGACCGACGTCGACCTGGTGCAGGCACAGCTGCGGATCGCATCCGGCGAAACCCTTGCGGACCTCGGCCTGTCCCAGGAGACGGTCAAGCTCCGGGGCGCCGCGCTGCAGTGCCGCATCACCACCGAGGACCCCGCCAACGGTTTCCGGCCCGACGTCGGGAAGATCACCGGTTACCGCTCCGCCGGCGGCGCGGGGGTACGGCTCGACGGCGGCACCGTCTACTCGGGTGCCGAGATCAGCCCGCACTTCGACTCCATGCTGGTGAAACTGAGCTGCCGTGGCCGCGACTACCCGGCGGCCGTGGCCCGTGCCCGCCGTGCACTCGCCGAATTCCGCATCCGCGGCGTGTCCACCAACATCTCGTTCCTGCAGGCCGTGTTGGACGATCCCGACTTCATTGCCGGGAATGTGGCCACCAACTTCATTGACGAGCGTCCGCAGCTCCTGAAGGCCAGGGTCTCCGCTGACCGCGGTACCAAGCTGCTGACCTGGCTGGCCGAAGTGACTGTGAACAAGCCCAACGGCGAACTCACCGTGCATTCGGATCCGGCCGCCAAGCTGCCAGCCGTGACTGACCTGCAGCCCGCCCCGGGCTCCCGCCAGCGGCTGCAGGAGCTCGGCCCGGAAGGTTTCGCCAAGGCACTGCGGGAGCAGACGGCCGTTGCGGTCACCGACACCACCTTCCGCGACGCCCACCAGTCGCTCCTTGCTACCCGCGTACGGACCCGCGACCTCGTGGCAGCAGGCCCGGCAGTGACCGCGCTGCTGCCCGAACTCCTGTCCGTTGAAGCCTGGGGCGGCGCCACCTACGATGTAGCACTGCGCTTCCTGGGCGAGGATCCCTGGGACCGGCTGGCGGCCCTCCGGAAGGCGTTGCCCAACGTCTGCCTGCAGATGCTGCTGCGCGGCCGGAACACGGTCGGCTACACGCCGTACCCGGAGGAAGTGACCGAGGCCTTCGTCAACGAAGCAGCGGCCACCGGCATCGACATCTTCCGCATCTTTGACGCGCTCAACGACGTGAACCAGATGGCGCCTGCCATCCGTGCAGTCCGGGCCACCGGAACGGCAGTGGCGGAGGTAGCCCTGTGCTACACCGGCGACCTGCTGAACCCGGACGAGAAGCTCTACACCCTGGACTACTACCTGGAGCTCGCGCAGCGGATTGTCGACGCCGGCGCCCACATCCTGGCCATCAAGGATATGGCCGGCCTGCTCAGGCCGGCCGCGGCAGCCAAGCTGGTGGCCGCCCTGCGCGAGCGGTTCGACCTTCCGGTCCACCTCCACACCCACGACACGGCGGGCGGCCAGCTTGCCACCCTGCTGGCGGCAGTTGACGCCGGCGTGGACGCCGTGGATGTTGCATCCGCTTCGCTGGCCGGCACCACCAGCCAGGTATCGGCCTCCGCACTGGTCGCGGCGCTGGCCCACACCCCGCGGGACACCGGCCTGGACCTGGATGCGGTCAGCTCCCTGGAACCGTACTGGGAGGCCGTGCGCCGCGTCTACGCGCCGTTCGAATCAGGCCTGCCGGGACCCACTGGCCGGGTCTACAAGCATGAGATCCCGGGCGGCCAGCTGTCCAACCTGCGGCAGCAGGCAATGGCGCTGGGACTGGGGGAGCGCTTCGAAGCGATCGAGGACATGTACACCGCCGCGGACCGTATCCTCGGCCGCCTGGTCAAGGTCACGCCGTCGTCGAAGGTGGTGGGCGATCTTGCCCTGCACCTGGTGGGACTCAACGCGGATCCGGCGGACTTCAACGAGAACCCGCAAAACTATGACATCCCGGACTCCGTGATCGGGTTCCTGTCCGGCGAACTCGGTGACCCGCCCGGAGGCTGGCCCGAACCGTTCCGTACCAAGGCGCTGCAGGGCCGCAGCATCAAGGTCCGCGACGCGGAACTCAGCCCTGAGGACAGCGCCGCGCTCAAGGGAGACTCCAAGACACGGCAGGTCACCCTGAACCGGCTGCTCTTCGACGGCCCCACCAAGGACTACCTCAAGAGCGTGGAGACCTACGGCAACATCTCGGTACTGGACACGCGCGATTACCTGTACGGCCTGCAACGGGGCGCGGAGCACGAGATCCAGCTGGAAAAGGGCGTCCGGCTGATTGCCTCGCTGGAAGCCGTTTCGGAGCCCGACGAAAAGGGCATGCGGACCGTGATGTGTACGCTCAACGGGCAGTCACGCCCCGTCGTTGTCCGCGACCGCTCGGTGGTCAGCAACGTCAAGGCCGCCGAGAAGGCCGATCCGGCGCAACCGGGCCACGTTGCGGCGCCGTTCGCCGGTGCTGTCACGGTAACCGTCAAGGCCGGGGACGCGGTCAAGGCCGGGGACACCGTGGCCACGATCGAAGCGATGAAGATGGAGGCATCCATCACGACGCCGGTGGGCGGCAAGGTCTCGCGCCTCGCCATTTCCGCGGTGGAGCAGGTCCAGGGCGGAGACCTCCTCCTGGTCGTCGAGTAA
- a CDS encoding AMP-dependent synthetase/ligase, whose translation MREFSVPPMVVVPPETNTTDLVLRQAAKPSNPALFSRLNSAGAWQDISAKEFLADVSALAKGLIASGVGPGDRVGIMSRTRYEWALVDFAIWFAGAVSVPIYETSSPSQVAWNLGDSGAVAAFGESAHHEDIIRQAANSEGLTALQHVWQLEGAGLDAVREAGRDVSDADLEERRTSAKLSDVATIIYTSGTTGRPKGCELTHGNFVELSDNTLAILGDVVNEQAKTIMFLPLAHVFARFISVLAVAAGATVAHTPDIKNLLADLQSYQPTFILAVPRVFEKVYNSALTKAEDGGKGAIFHKASETAIAFSKARQAGHVGLGLKLRHALFDKLVYGKLRAAMGGNVAHAVSGGGPLGERLGHFFQGIGLQILEGYGLTETTAPITVNTPALIKIGSVGKPLPGNAVKIADDGEILAKGVCVMRGYYRREDLMAETFSDGWFRTGDIGKLDENGFLWITGRKKEIIVTAGGKNVIPALLEDQIRADALVSQVLVVGDNRPFIGALVTLDQEALPGWLQRHGLPESTSLEEAAGNPVVKAAVQDLITQANNSVSQAEAIKSFRIVAADFTEASGHLTPSMKVKRAQVMKDFETVIEEMYGAPRD comes from the coding sequence GTGCGAGAATTCAGCGTTCCGCCAATGGTTGTTGTCCCCCCGGAAACCAACACCACCGATCTGGTGCTGCGGCAGGCAGCCAAGCCCAGCAACCCGGCACTGTTCTCGCGGCTCAATTCCGCAGGCGCCTGGCAGGACATCTCCGCAAAGGAGTTCCTCGCAGACGTCTCCGCGCTGGCCAAGGGTCTGATCGCAAGTGGCGTGGGTCCCGGAGACCGGGTGGGCATCATGTCCCGCACACGCTACGAATGGGCACTCGTTGACTTCGCCATCTGGTTTGCCGGGGCCGTGTCCGTGCCGATCTACGAAACGTCGTCGCCGTCACAGGTTGCCTGGAACCTCGGGGACTCGGGTGCCGTTGCAGCCTTCGGCGAGTCGGCCCACCACGAGGACATCATCCGCCAGGCCGCCAATTCTGAGGGCCTCACTGCGCTGCAGCACGTCTGGCAGCTCGAAGGCGCCGGACTGGACGCGGTTCGCGAAGCGGGCCGGGATGTCAGCGACGCCGACCTCGAGGAGCGCCGGACGTCCGCCAAACTTAGCGACGTAGCCACCATCATCTACACCTCCGGCACCACCGGGCGGCCCAAGGGCTGCGAGCTCACCCACGGAAACTTCGTGGAGCTCTCCGACAACACGCTGGCGATCCTCGGCGACGTCGTCAACGAGCAGGCCAAGACCATCATGTTCCTGCCGCTGGCACACGTGTTCGCGCGGTTCATCTCGGTCCTCGCGGTGGCGGCCGGAGCCACCGTGGCCCACACGCCGGACATCAAGAACCTTCTCGCTGACCTGCAGAGCTATCAGCCCACGTTCATCCTGGCGGTGCCCCGGGTGTTCGAGAAGGTCTACAACTCGGCCCTGACCAAGGCGGAGGACGGCGGCAAGGGCGCCATCTTCCACAAGGCCAGCGAGACCGCTATCGCGTTCTCCAAGGCACGCCAGGCAGGACACGTGGGCTTGGGTCTCAAGCTCAGGCACGCCCTGTTCGACAAACTCGTTTACGGGAAGCTGCGTGCCGCCATGGGCGGGAATGTGGCCCATGCGGTATCCGGCGGCGGACCGCTGGGGGAACGGCTTGGCCACTTCTTCCAGGGTATCGGCCTGCAGATCCTGGAGGGCTACGGCCTCACGGAGACCACGGCCCCCATCACCGTGAACACCCCCGCCCTTATCAAAATCGGGTCGGTGGGCAAGCCCCTGCCGGGCAACGCGGTCAAAATTGCCGACGACGGCGAAATCCTCGCCAAGGGCGTCTGCGTTATGCGCGGCTACTACCGGCGCGAGGACCTGATGGCCGAAACCTTCAGCGACGGCTGGTTCCGCACCGGCGATATCGGAAAGCTGGATGAGAACGGCTTCCTGTGGATCACGGGCCGGAAGAAGGAAATCATCGTCACGGCCGGCGGCAAGAACGTCATTCCGGCCCTCCTGGAGGATCAGATCCGCGCGGATGCCCTGGTCTCGCAGGTCCTGGTTGTCGGCGACAACAGGCCCTTCATCGGCGCCCTGGTGACCCTCGACCAGGAAGCTCTTCCCGGCTGGCTGCAGCGCCATGGGCTGCCTGAGTCCACCAGCCTTGAGGAGGCAGCCGGGAACCCTGTGGTGAAGGCCGCCGTGCAGGACCTTATTACGCAGGCCAACAACTCGGTGTCCCAGGCGGAAGCCATCAAGTCCTTCCGCATTGTCGCGGCCGACTTTACGGAGGCGTCCGGTCACCTGACCCCTTCCATGAAGGTGAAGCGTGCCCAGGTCATGAAGGACTTCGAGACAGTCATTGAGGAAATGTACGGCGCACCGCGGGACTGA
- a CDS encoding ROK family glucokinase, whose amino-acid sequence MYAASLHEQASPTSRPLPWRRGPWPGRRTTWRGGQLRAGVRPGRKGLAIGIDIGGTKVAAGVVDSEGRILCEARRSTPGSDPRAVEQVIVELVDELGAGRRIRSVGIGAAGWMDLDGGTVLFSPHLAWRNEPLRANLQRLLRRPVLLTNDADAAAWAEWRFGAGQGESRMVCITLGTGIGGAMVMDGRLERGRFGVAGEFGHQIIMPGGHRCECGNRGCWEQYASGNALGREARILAAANSPVAQELLAAVGGKPERITGAIVTELALAGDAACRELLDEVGEWLGLGLANLAAALDPGLFVIGGGLCSAGDLLVEPARKAFARNLTGRGFRPAAGIELAALGPNAGLIGAADLSRVSTRLRS is encoded by the coding sequence ATGTACGCAGCTTCCCTCCATGAGCAGGCCAGTCCGACCAGCCGGCCGTTGCCCTGGCGGCGGGGGCCCTGGCCTGGCCGCAGAACGACCTGGCGAGGCGGGCAGTTGCGCGCGGGCGTGCGGCCCGGGCGCAAGGGGCTGGCCATCGGCATTGACATCGGCGGCACCAAAGTGGCGGCCGGAGTGGTGGACAGCGAAGGCCGGATCCTGTGTGAGGCACGGCGGTCCACGCCAGGCAGCGATCCTCGGGCCGTGGAACAGGTCATCGTCGAGCTCGTGGACGAGCTGGGTGCCGGCCGCCGGATCCGGTCAGTGGGTATCGGCGCGGCCGGATGGATGGATCTGGACGGCGGAACAGTACTGTTCAGCCCGCATCTTGCGTGGCGCAACGAGCCTTTGCGCGCCAACCTGCAGCGCCTGTTGCGCAGGCCCGTCCTGCTGACGAACGACGCCGACGCCGCAGCCTGGGCGGAATGGCGCTTTGGTGCGGGGCAGGGTGAGAGCAGGATGGTGTGCATTACCCTCGGCACCGGCATCGGCGGAGCCATGGTGATGGACGGGCGGCTGGAACGGGGCCGGTTCGGGGTCGCCGGGGAATTTGGCCATCAAATCATCATGCCGGGCGGCCACCGCTGTGAGTGCGGCAACCGCGGCTGCTGGGAACAATATGCCTCCGGCAATGCGCTGGGGCGCGAAGCAAGGATCCTGGCTGCCGCCAATTCTCCGGTAGCCCAGGAACTCCTGGCTGCCGTGGGAGGGAAACCAGAGCGGATCACCGGTGCGATCGTTACCGAACTTGCCCTTGCAGGCGATGCCGCCTGCCGTGAGCTCCTGGACGAAGTGGGGGAGTGGCTGGGCCTGGGATTGGCCAATCTCGCCGCCGCGCTGGACCCCGGACTCTTCGTGATCGGCGGCGGGCTCTGCTCCGCCGGGGATCTGCTGGTGGAACCGGCCCGCAAAGCGTTCGCCAGGAACCTGACGGGCCGCGGCTTCCGTCCCGCTGCCGGCATCGAACTGGCAGCCCTGGGACCCAATGCAGGCCTCATCGGGGCAGCGGACCTCTCTCGTGTGAGCACCCGCCTGCGGAGCTGA
- a CDS encoding alpha/beta hydrolase, translating to MTSLPDHSPFSSPAAGEGARVGVVLSHGFTGSPHGLRTWAHALADAGYAVRMPLLPGHGTSWQELARTRWTQWHSALDDAYLELDAQCDHVFAAGLSMGGALALRIAATRPVTGVILVNPGLVIDDPRAPLAGLLKLVLKSTPAIANDILKPGVDEGAYPRTPVAAAHELNKMFKDTIRLLPRVTAPVRVFRSTVDHVVSDSSIVALRRGLVNAPLTLTALENSYHVATLDNDAEEIFQGSVDFIRAVLAETAATGVTEGAARD from the coding sequence ATGACCAGCCTTCCGGACCACAGCCCCTTCAGCAGCCCCGCCGCCGGTGAGGGAGCCCGGGTTGGTGTGGTCCTCTCGCATGGGTTCACGGGCAGCCCGCACGGGCTCCGCACCTGGGCCCACGCACTTGCCGACGCAGGCTACGCCGTTCGCATGCCTTTGCTCCCCGGCCACGGCACCAGCTGGCAGGAGCTGGCCAGGACCCGGTGGACGCAGTGGCATTCGGCGCTTGACGACGCCTACCTTGAGCTCGATGCCCAGTGCGACCATGTTTTTGCCGCCGGCCTGAGCATGGGCGGTGCCCTGGCACTGAGGATCGCCGCCACCAGGCCTGTCACCGGCGTCATCCTGGTCAACCCCGGCCTGGTCATCGATGACCCCCGCGCCCCGCTGGCCGGCCTCCTGAAGCTGGTACTCAAGAGCACTCCGGCGATCGCCAACGACATCCTCAAGCCCGGCGTGGACGAGGGTGCCTATCCCCGGACGCCGGTGGCTGCGGCCCATGAACTGAACAAAATGTTCAAGGACACCATCCGGCTGCTCCCCCGCGTGACCGCGCCAGTGCGGGTGTTCCGTTCAACCGTGGACCATGTGGTGTCGGATTCGAGCATCGTGGCCCTGCGCCGCGGTTTGGTCAATGCTCCCCTGACATTGACCGCCCTGGAGAACAGCTACCACGTGGCAACACTGGATAACGACGCCGAGGAAATCTTTCAGGGGTCCGTGGACTTCATCCGGGCCGTACTGGCCGAGACTGCAGCAACCGGGGTCACGGAGGGTGCTGCCCGTGACTAG
- a CDS encoding alpha/beta hydrolase, with amino-acid sequence MTESSTPPRPAAFSYPGHGPNARTGIAICHGFTGSPLSVMPWAEELAAQGFSVSVPLLPGHGTDWRQLARCNWREWYDCFEAAYQELNARTDHCFVAGLSMGGAIALLTAARHPVAGVSVVNPGLSFYDRRVRVIGVLKYFQRTTSPIQEEQPTAAVTDDGDYSRTPLAAVHELKKLFGAAARGLHRINAPVQVFKSRTDAVVPPTSLATLRRRLGPRLVEVVDLHSSGHVATLDVDAPEIFGRSIRFFLEHSRSAHTAQPTSETS; translated from the coding sequence ATGACAGAAAGCAGCACACCGCCCCGGCCTGCCGCTTTCAGCTACCCCGGCCACGGCCCAAACGCCAGGACCGGGATCGCGATCTGTCACGGCTTTACCGGCAGCCCGCTGAGCGTCATGCCGTGGGCTGAGGAACTTGCCGCCCAGGGATTTTCCGTTTCTGTCCCCCTCCTCCCGGGCCACGGGACTGACTGGAGGCAGCTGGCACGCTGCAACTGGCGGGAGTGGTATGACTGTTTCGAAGCCGCCTATCAGGAGCTGAACGCGCGTACCGATCATTGTTTTGTGGCCGGTTTGTCCATGGGAGGTGCCATCGCACTGCTGACCGCCGCGCGGCATCCCGTGGCAGGGGTTTCGGTGGTCAACCCGGGGCTCAGCTTCTACGACCGCCGCGTGCGCGTCATCGGAGTACTCAAGTATTTCCAGCGGACCACATCACCCATTCAGGAAGAACAGCCGACGGCGGCAGTAACGGACGACGGCGACTACTCGCGTACGCCGTTGGCGGCCGTGCACGAACTCAAGAAGCTCTTTGGCGCTGCCGCCCGCGGGCTGCACCGCATCAACGCCCCGGTCCAGGTGTTCAAATCCAGGACCGACGCCGTGGTGCCGCCCACCTCGCTCGCGACGCTGCGGCGCCGGCTGGGCCCGCGGCTGGTGGAGGTGGTTGACCTCCACAGCAGCGGCCATGTGGCTACGCTCGATGTTGACGCCCCGGAGATCTTCGGCCGTTCCATCCGGTTCTTCCTCGAACATTCCCGGTCTGCACACACCGCCCAACCCACCTCGGAGACTTCATGA
- a CDS encoding lysophospholipid acyltransferase family protein, translated as MFYWVMKRIFLGPVLRLLFRPWVKGLDNVPAEGAAIIASNHLSFSDSIFMPLMVPRPVVFLAKSEYFTGTGVKGRLTAMFFRLTNQLPMDRSGGAASAVSLNAGMDVLTSGGLLGIYPEGTRSPDARLYRGKVGVARLALQAGVPVIPVAMIGTDKVQPIGKRMPNIRRIGMIFGAPLDFSQYAGQADDRLVQRKVTDQIMFELMRLSGQEYVDEYAAVVKLRLAGAETTGADLKGAGGSQATGTDAGVADATDTEGEDAGTDGNDAAAG; from the coding sequence GTGTTTTATTGGGTCATGAAAAGGATCTTCCTGGGGCCGGTACTGCGGCTTCTCTTCCGCCCCTGGGTCAAGGGACTGGACAACGTCCCGGCGGAGGGGGCGGCCATTATCGCCTCGAACCACCTGTCTTTTTCCGACTCCATCTTTATGCCGCTGATGGTGCCGAGGCCGGTCGTTTTCCTTGCAAAATCCGAGTACTTCACGGGCACCGGCGTCAAAGGCCGGCTGACGGCAATGTTCTTCAGGCTCACCAATCAACTGCCCATGGACCGCTCCGGCGGGGCGGCATCCGCGGTGTCGCTGAACGCCGGCATGGATGTCCTCACCAGCGGCGGCCTGCTGGGCATCTATCCCGAGGGGACCCGCAGCCCCGATGCGCGCCTCTACCGCGGCAAGGTGGGCGTGGCGAGGCTTGCCCTGCAGGCCGGTGTGCCCGTCATTCCGGTGGCAATGATCGGGACGGACAAGGTCCAGCCCATCGGCAAGCGGATGCCCAACATCCGGCGGATCGGCATGATTTTCGGGGCGCCCCTGGATTTCAGCCAGTACGCCGGCCAGGCCGATGACAGGCTGGTCCAGCGCAAGGTCACGGACCAGATCATGTTCGAGCTGATGCGGCTCTCCGGCCAGGAATACGTGGACGAGTACGCAGCCGTGGTCAAACTCCGGCTGGCCGGGGCCGAGACCACCGGCGCGGACCTCAAAGGTGCCGGCGGCAGCCAGGCCACGGGGACAGATGCCGGCGTTGCCGATGCCACAGATACCGAGGGAGAAGACGCCGGTACGGACGGCAACGACGCCGCCGCGGGCTGA